The Oncorhynchus nerka isolate Pitt River linkage group LG3, Oner_Uvic_2.0, whole genome shotgun sequence genome includes the window gtgagccaCTGAGCCactgtaacctggaccattacagtagtgagccactgtgtaacctggaccattacagtagtgagttctggtgtagcttgttgtttgctctgcatgcacatatatcactataAATCACAATGATAATATTGAGATCGCTTTTCAGGACTTATAGTTGGCTTTTGATGTTATTCAGAGGCATCTTTTCAAATTGACACTTGTGCTTAATGCAAGAAACTAAATGTATGATTATTTTTCTTCTCTTCAAGTTAACAGATGGCGTCACATTTGATAGGGTCACCTATAAGTATCTTGGGAATTGGTTAGATGAAAAGCTGAATTTGAAACAATATTGATAACCAGACGAAGAAACTGACGTTGAAATTGGGTTTCTATTTTAGGAACAAATCTTGCTTTTCAATGTCTGTCAGAAAGGATCTTGTTCAAAGCACTTTATCTATCGGTCCTCGATTTATGGTGATATTGTCTATATGCAGGCCTCCAAGTACCTTACATTAAGTCCAGAGTGTATCATGGTGcttcaagattcatgacaaatgCTACATCAATTACCCATGGTGCAATGTACCTCTCCACCAGGAGGCTAAAGCACTGGTACACTGGTACACAACTCCCTTTGTATCTCTGTTCATTACTGACCAGATCAGTCACTCAATACAGTCTTCGTTCAGTCGCTGCGGTCCTTGTCTGTTCCTAAGATCTGAGGTGGGGAAGGCATCTTTTTCCCTTAATGCCTTCATCCTGAAATATGCTTCGAAAGATATTAAAGTTATGGGAGTTAGTGTCTTTGCCTGTTTTTAAGACGCTGAGCGACGACACTGTTTGTGATAGCTGCAGTTGTTTCTAATCTTCAAATGTATCTGTAACTTGTGACACttaagctgtgttcgaatactcatacAGACTGATCGAACTGTACTATCAGTGACTTAAATTGAGTATGTAGtctgcttattggtcatagtgtGGATGTAGTtggtatgccaaaagttcccggatgttGTACTGAATTTTAAACAAAGTATACAAGCAGTAGAAAACCATTTCTgtgcttttagggcccataatgcaattcctCAGAAAAGGGGGTGTGGCTTCACAACATTTTCAGATTTGTAGTAAATGGTGGAAAATATGCAGCCGAGGTCTGACGAGAGAGGATACCAATTCaatgctttaactaattatgacaaatgttgagTAATGTCATAAAGTAATTACTTTTCAAAAAAGTTACACAttttgttagctacgctatccttacgaaccacatagcatattaAAGCAGTATGTACTGGTTTGTGagcttagctagctacctaactttagttggctactaatacattggacttgccagtatattaactatattctATCTAACTACCtaacgtttattgacttgattattcacgtCATGCTTAGCTAAGTGCTATAGTCattgtgcgttctcaatggacattgttaattcactctggctagctactccgatttcagagcactcttgtgccagagcgcagaataaatGATGAATTTATGAACTCGTAATACCTGTTGAacaccggtgtcagtaaacgtccgcaaaaaaaaaaagcataattACATTCTTTCCATTAGCGTagttagtcaccaacgctctggataacatgaaaccagcctaaccagctctgctagggcgagtacaATGGTCAGAGTGaagtgttcacacacacacacacacacaacactatcctcgcgcacacacacaactacactcACTCACAAACAGTTTATCTGTCATTCACCAACAATCATTCCCAGGACTCTGGAGTTGGCTGTATTGTAACTCTTGAGTTTATTTAGGTCTTATCTGTTCTTCCCCCTGTCTAGCTTCGTTGGGCCCACCGTCCAGGGTGACGATGGCTCCTGTGGGGAACCTGCTGGACGTGACCATCTCTGACCCCGTGAGCAGCACCCAGCACTCCATGAAGGAACACGTCCTCTACCTGTACTACCGCATCCTGTACTGGAGCCGCTCTGATGACCCTCAGGTACTGGCACAACCTTCTGCCTTGTTTTGTGGCCTCTAAAGACTCCTGGGCCTCCCCTCAGTAACCCTGGGACTGCTGTCACCTGGGCCTCCCCTCAGTAACCCTGGGACTGCTTTCACCTGGGCCTCCCCTCAGTAACCCTGGGACTGCTGTCACCTGGGCCTCCCCTCAGTAACCCTGGGACTGCTGTCACCTGGGCCTCCCCTCAGTAACCCTGGGACTGCTGTAACCTGGGCCTCCCCTCAGTAACCCTGGGACTGCTGTAACCTGGGCCTCCCCTCAGTAACCCTGGGACTGCTGTCACCTGGGCCTCCCTCAGTAACCCTGGGACTGCTGTCACCTGGGCCTCCCCTCAGTAACCCTGGGACTGCTGTCACCTGGGCCTCCCCTCAGTAACCCTGGGACTGCTGTCACCTGGGCCTCCCCTCAGTAACCCTGGGACTGCTGTAACCTGGGCCTCCCCTCAGTAACCCTGTAACTGCTATAAAATACCAgaaactacaacatgtaacattCTAAACAACACACTTAAAGATAGAAAAACACACTTGTGTTCCTATTGTTGGATTGGGGGTAGACTTTGAACATTGCGATATTAAAGACATGATAGATCAGACTCGTAGTATGTAAAGGAGTGAGGAGTTAATGGGTCTCTCTAGTAAGACAACTATAAGcttggaatatttttttattttactaggcaagtcagttaagaacaaattcttgttttcaatgactgcctaggaacagtgggttaactgcctgttcaggggcagaacgacagatttgtaccttgtcagcttcggttactagtccaacgctctaaccactaggctatccggCCGCCCCTGTTGAGTGATTACATGTGGCAGGCATTGATAAGGGGAGATGGGTGGAGATCTTAGAACCTAACAATGTCACTgcgggagagagggtaatgtaatgtttacattgtcaggatatgtcactgagggagagagggtaacgtaacgtttacattatgtcaggatatgttattgttagccatcagggatcctctgggaggagaagagacacagtCTGGTATCAATAACCATGACAGCcgtgagttggggaggagtgagcactttggggtagaggtcaggtcagatgaggTGAGGAAGAACCGATATCACCAAGGTTCTGTCTAACAACAGAGATGCATTGGCTGTTAGGTTGTGgaagaggagactcagcctaggagatgcttgtgtttttgttgttgttgtccgaATCACCGCTGTAACGACCCTTTGGGGAGAATTAAACTTGGTttagcttctctagtgtccgtgagttatttagcattattaatttttattttaccttttttatttaactaggcaagtcagttaagaacaaattcttattttcaatgacggcctaggaacattgggttaactgcctgttcggggcagaacgacaaatttgtaTGCAGGGAACTGGTTGGTGCTTTGTATTCTGGAAGGTTTTGAAGTGTTCTATGTCAGTTGTTCCATGTTCTCTGGAACTCTTCCAGTTGAAACAACATCAATAACCCTTCTGCTGTGTCCCTGTGTTACACCAGATTTATATATCATCTCTATGTCCCAAACCGTTCCTGGAGTACCCCCAACCGTTCCACTTGTTGAGGCGTATTCAGGACTAGCACATCTGATTCAACTTGTGAAGGGCTTGATGATGAGTTCACCACTAGAATCCATGTGCTCCTACTGGAATGGGTGAAATAAGTGGAACATCTGGGGGGGGTAGTGCAAGAGAGGGCAGCGTATCCCAACACTGTCTGATTTTATAACGTGTTCTTATTGGATGTTCAGGGTCTGAAGCCTAAAGTGTTGGACTCTAGCAACAACCTGGTGACGCTGCCTGAGCTGGAGGCCTGGACGTGGTACTGTGTCATGATCCAGTCTCGCTACGACTACTACAACAAGACTAGCAGCTACACAGAACCCCAGTGCATGCAGACGGAGGGTAGGAATGAACACTTCACACTAAAGGCTTGGAGATTGGTTTCCAAATTGCTTGACAAATTACCTacctgtataatgtgtgtgtagaGATGCCAGAGAGCGTGTTTTACAGGAGTAATTGCATAATAAGGCCACTAAAGTGTGACTGTTCTCGTCCTCAGGTGACACCCCGTACTGGCAGATCTTCCTGTACTTCCTGGTCTCCATGATGGTGTGTTTCCTGCTCGTGTTGCTTCCCTCCTACGCCTTCTTCAGGTTCTACAGAGTCCTCAAAAACACCTTTTACCCCTCTATCCAGCTGCCTGCACACATCCAGGAGGTAGGCCTCAAACGCTTACTcaacagtaaacattataacaGTCATATCCAGGTGTACCGTTCATCCTCTTGGTtggtgggtgtgtctgtgtgtttcagggtggTTGGGAATAAGCAATGACAATTTATCTTTCGCTCTTCCCCTCCCCCCAGTACCTCTGTGACTCCTCCCCTGGCTCCGACATGCCCCGCCTCCTCACTGCTGATTCAGAGGCGGAGCTGTGCTGTGATAAGCTGACCATCTATCCTGAGGTGGTGCTACTGGAGATACacgtccctcctcccctcacagcGCCCCCCTCAGAGCTGGAGCAGGACAGCGGCAGGCACATCCGCCA containing:
- the LOC115117098 gene encoding interferon alpha/beta receptor 1a; its protein translation is MKVGFALVLLWSLPITNVLAELPQPQNLTLLTLNTQYVLTWDWDQTTTGNSVTFTVEYMAKYKMKMKKKNWSRVCERTTRTRCDLTGSDLHYLGMYVLRVRASAGGVNSDWVNKDFCPDIDASLGPPSRVTMAPVGNLLDVTISDPVSSTQHSMKEHVLYLYYRILYWSRSDDPQGLKPKVLDSSNNLVTLPELEAWTWYCVMIQSRYDYYNKTSSYTEPQCMQTEGDTPYWQIFLYFLVSMMVCFLLVLLPSYAFFRFYRVLKNTFYPSIQLPAHIQEYLCDSSPGSDMPRLLTADSEAELCCDKLTIYPEVVLLEIHVPPPLTAPPSELEQDSGRHIRQDSGDSGIYSTEGGSAQQGCSGGEPIRRDQEVDSWQTLEQVKMEEMGRESADERDLDEGIVDVCV